The following nucleotide sequence is from Malania oleifera isolate guangnan ecotype guangnan chromosome 4, ASM2987363v1, whole genome shotgun sequence.
TGTAATTCTTTAATGGCCTCTAGGTTTGACCCATTAACACCTGCAGCAAACATGTTAGACTTGAGGATACTTGCTTTTAGCCCAGAGCACTCAGAAAACAGGCACAGGCAGTCCATAATTGATTTAACCAAAGAGTGGTCTCCCCTAGCAAACATAATGAGATCATCAGCAAAGGCTAAATGAGTAATGTTTAATTTGCCACATTTGGGGTGATATTTGAAATCAGGATTGCTTTCAAGAGACTTCAATAATCTCGAGAGATATtctaagaaaatcacaaaaaggAGGGGGGAGAGCGGATCCCCTTGTCTAAGCCCCCTTCAAAGAATCCAAACAAACCCCCATTCAAGGAGAGTGAGTAGGAAGTTGTAGAGACACATTGCATTATCCAACCCACCATGGTCTTTGGAAAGTTGACAAAGTTTAGAACATGGCAAGTGGGGCTAGTTCTTCCAATCATCATTAGTTGGATGGTCTGGCGGCTGAGTTTCCTTATATTTGAAGGGCCTTTTTCACATTTTTGGCATTTTGGGACCCTTGCCAAGCAAACCCACAAAGCAACTCCCCAGATTATGTACCTGGACGGTAGATGATAGATAGTTAGCTACTGCTATTAGTTTCATGATGATGACAGACAGCAACGCAAAATTCTTTCAAGTGGTTCCAGTTTAAGGTAGTTGAGGTTTAATCACTATTGCCTAAAATGCAGAGCATTCTTGTTCCTGGAGCAGGAAGGGATTGCGGAATTACAAATCCTCTAAAATGTGGTATTTGTTAGGGGTATCTTTATATAGATGTATAAGTGATAAATTTGTAATGACAGAGATATTTAGTAGAGGATATGGAGGTGTTACTAAATCCAAAAGAGAGTTGCCCCAGTGACATAGACTAATATTTACTAGAAATTAGTGCGATAATGCTCCACTTTTCTAATGAAAATAAGTTGGTATTGTTACATGGAAAATATTGAATTAGACTGCTAATCTAGTAACCTGGAATGAAAACCTACCATGTTTCGGGACTTTAATACTTCATAGTTCactcttaaatttccacaaaattgttgaaatttccatctAAATTTCTGATTTCCACCGCCCTCTGAATCAAAATAGCAATTGATTTCtgtcaaaaatttgaaaaatcatgtgaaatattgaaatctcaaaatttctaGTCTTTGTCGAAAATCTGAGCGTGGaaaaaaaattcttgaaattaAATTTGAGATCataaattctcttttttttttaattgaaaaaaaattaagattataCAAGAAGGATATTAATGGCAGCTTCAGACTTGAAATTTTATGCAAAGTCAATCTTAGATTCTACTGTTATTAGCTACATCATTTTATTCAACCTTTTGTCTAAATTAGCTATATTGGCATAATAACCAGTATTTAACTAATTTACAAGTTTCATCTATATTAATTGAATGTGTGTAATATGGTTCTTGTGTCAGTTGTTGCACTTTATACACCACATACCTATCATTACAATATTATAGTTCTAATCTTGCATTGTTATTTCTATTAAAAGTTTCGAAAATTTCATAAGAATTTCTAGTTTTATtcctaatttccatcatttttaagACTAGAAAACAAATTTGAAATCAACATCGAAATTACCATTGAAATGTCCATATTTTTCAGTTTCAGCAAAGATGTCTTCTTCAAGACCCAGCCACTCTTCCAGTAATACAGGCCGATCAAAACACAGTGCTAGGATCATTGCTCAGACCACAGTCGATGCAAAGCTCCATGCAGATTTTGAGGAGTCAGGTGATTCCTTTGACTACTCAAGTTCAGTGCGTTTTACTGGTAAAGCTGGCGATGGAGATCAACAACCTAGGTCTGACAAAGTGACCACAGCTTACCTCCACCACATACAGAAGGGCAAGCTTATCCAGCCATTTGGGTGTTTGTTAGCTATAGATGAGAAAACTTTCAAAGTCATTGCCTACAGTGAAAATGTTCCTGAAATGCTAACTATGGTGAGTCATGCAGTTCCAAGTGTTGGGGACCACCCAGTTCTCGGCATTGGAACAGATGTGAGGACTATATTTGCTACCCCCAGTGCTGCAGCATTGCAGAAAGCCTTAGGATTTGGGGAAGTTTCTCTGTTAAATCCCATCTTGGTCCATTGCAAAACTTCTGGGAAACCTTTTTATGCAATTGTACACAGAGTAACAGGTAGCTTGATTATTGACTTTGAACCTGTGAAGCCTTATGAAGTTCCCATGACTGCTGCCGGGGCCCTGCAATCGTACAAGCTTGCAGCTAAGGCAATTGCTCGATTGCAGTCATTGCCCAGTGGAAGCATGGAAAGACTTTGTGATACAATGGTTCAAGAAGTTTTTGAGCTGACGGGTTATGACAGGGTGATGACCTACAAATTTCACGAGGACGATCATGGGGAGGTTGTGTCAGAGATCACAAAGCCAGGCCTTGAGCCTTATCTGGGTTTGCATTATCCAGCTACAGATATTCCTCAAGCTGCCAGATTTTTATTTATGAAGAATAAAGTCCGAATGATCTGCGATTGTCGGGCTACACATGTTAAGATTCTTCAAGACGAGAAACTTCCATTTGATTTAACCTTGTGTGGTTCAACCCTAAGGGCCCCTCACAGTTGCCATATACAGTATATGGAGAATATGAATTCAATTGCTTCTCTGGTTATGTCAGTTGTAGTCAACGAGGGAGATGAAGAAGGTGAGAGCTCTGCTTCTGTACAACCACAGAAGAGAAAAAGACTTTGGGGCTTGGTGGTATGCCATAACACAAGCCCAAGGTTTGTTCCCTTCCCCTTACGGTATGCCTGTGAGTTTCTAGCTCAAGTATTCGCTATCCATGTGAACAAGGAGTTAGAATTAGAAAATCAGATTCTTGAGAAGAACATCCTGCGTACACAGACACTATTGTGTGACATGCTGATGCGAGATGCGCCCTTAGGCATTGTGACCCAGAGCCCAAACATAATGGATCTTGTGAAGTGTGACGGGGCTGCCCTTCTATACAAAAATAAGATATGGAGATTGGGATTAACACCAAGTGACATCCAGTTGCGTGATATAGCATTATGGCTGTCAGAGTATCATATGGATTCTACAGGTTTGAGTACAGATAGTTTGTACGATGCAGGGTTTCCGGGGGCTCTTGCTCTTGGAGATGTAGTTTGTGGTATGGCAGCTGTCAGAATAACATCCAAGGACATGCTTTTTTGGTTCCGGTCTCACACTGCTGCAGAAATTCGCTGGGGTGGTGCAAAGCATGAACCAGGGGAGAAGGATGATGGTAGGAAGATGCACCCAAGATCTTCTTTCAAAGCTTTCCTTGAAGTGGTTAAAACAAGGAGTTTGCCTTGGAAAGATTATGAGATGGATGCAATCCATTCTTTACAGCTTATCCTGCGGAATGCTTTCAAGGATGTGGAATCCATGGATCTGAGCACTAATACAATTCAGACAAGGCTTGGGGACATCAAAATTGAAGGGATGCAGGAACTGGAGGCAGTGACGAGTGAAATGGTGCGTTTGATTGAAACAGCTTCAGTGCCAATCTTGGCGGTTGATGATGATGGTCTGGTTAATGGATGGAATACAAAAATTGCAGAGTTAACTGGTCTCTTGGTTGATAAGGCAATTGGGAAGCATCTGCTTACACTGGTGGAAGATTCTTCTGCTGATGTAGTTAGAAGGATGTTGTACTCAGCATTGCAGGGTATGTACTAGTCCAAATTTTATGATGGTTTTCGCTGTCTTGATTCACTCTAATAGTCAACATTTGCATAAAGTGAGCTTGTATGTGTGCCTGTGGTGAGTCGGTTCTTTAATGTTTAGCCAAAAGGTAATGCACATGCGTTGTATCGACAGAAGCAAGCAAGGAAGTATATTCTTTGCTGTACCATTTCATCAAATATTTTATTCTTgttaag
It contains:
- the LOC131153017 gene encoding phytochrome A1-like, translated to MSSSRPSHSSSNTGRSKHSARIIAQTTVDAKLHADFEESGDSFDYSSSVRFTGKAGDGDQQPRSDKVTTAYLHHIQKGKLIQPFGCLLAIDEKTFKVIAYSENVPEMLTMVSHAVPSVGDHPVLGIGTDVRTIFATPSAAALQKALGFGEVSLLNPILVHCKTSGKPFYAIVHRVTGSLIIDFEPVKPYEVPMTAAGALQSYKLAAKAIARLQSLPSGSMERLCDTMVQEVFELTGYDRVMTYKFHEDDHGEVVSEITKPGLEPYLGLHYPATDIPQAARFLFMKNKVRMICDCRATHVKILQDEKLPFDLTLCGSTLRAPHSCHIQYMENMNSIASLVMSVVVNEGDEEGESSASVQPQKRKRLWGLVVCHNTSPRFVPFPLRYACEFLAQVFAIHVNKELELENQILEKNILRTQTLLCDMLMRDAPLGIVTQSPNIMDLVKCDGAALLYKNKIWRLGLTPSDIQLRDIALWLSEYHMDSTGLSTDSLYDAGFPGALALGDVVCGMAAVRITSKDMLFWFRSHTAAEIRWGGAKHEPGEKDDGRKMHPRSSFKAFLEVVKTRSLPWKDYEMDAIHSLQLILRNAFKDVESMDLSTNTIQTRLGDIKIEGMQELEAVTSEMVRLIETASVPILAVDDDGLVNGWNTKIAELTGLLVDKAIGKHLLTLVEDSSADVVRRMLYSALQGKEEQNIQFEIKTHGTRRDSGPISLVVNACASRDLHQNVVGVCFVAQDITSQKTVMDKFTRIEGDYKAIVQNPNPLIPPIFGTDEFGWCSEWNPAMKNLSGWNREEVIDKMLLGEVFGTDKSSCRLKNQAAFVNLGIVLNNAMTGQGSEKVSFGFFARSGKYIECLLCVSKKVDRDGAITGIFCFLQLASQELQQALHVQRLSERTALNRLKALSYIKRQIRNPLSGIMFSRKMLEGTDLGEEQKQLLHTSAQCQRQLNRILDDTDLDCIIDGYLDLEMVEFTLHEVLNTSISQVMMKSNEKGIRIINDIQEDVMAKTFFGDSLRLQQVLADFLLISVNFTPNGGQLGVAGSLTKDRLGETVQLAHLEFRISHAGGGVPEELLNQMFGNNGDASEEGISLLVSRKLVKMMNGDVQYLREAGKSTFIIDVELAMAQ